The following proteins come from a genomic window of Aequorivita marisscotiae:
- the dapA gene encoding 4-hydroxy-tetrahydrodipicolinate synthase, with protein sequence MKELIGTGVALITPFKSDFSVDVEGLKNVVNYNIDNGIDYLVVLGTTAENATLSNDEKQVVINTVIEANNGRLPLVLGIGGNNTQAVISEMKTRDLSAFTAILSVSPYYNKPTQEGIYQHFSAIANAAPLPVILYNVPGRTASNMLPETVIRLANDFEKIVAIKEAAGDIVQAMKLIAGCPKDFLVISGDDMITLPMILAGGAGVISVIGEGFPEQFSKMVQLGLQKKVDEAYEIHYKIAPAIDYIFAEGNPAGIKAVFKKLDICGDTVRLPLVGVSDGLRSKIDAFVEKF encoded by the coding sequence ATGAAAGAATTAATTGGAACAGGCGTAGCGTTAATCACACCTTTTAAAAGCGACTTTTCAGTAGATGTGGAAGGGCTTAAAAATGTGGTAAATTACAATATTGACAATGGCATAGATTATTTGGTGGTTTTAGGAACGACCGCCGAAAATGCTACACTTTCCAACGACGAAAAACAGGTGGTTATAAATACCGTAATTGAGGCCAATAACGGCCGTTTACCTTTAGTTTTAGGAATTGGCGGTAACAACACGCAAGCAGTTATTTCGGAAATGAAAACGCGCGATCTTTCGGCATTTACGGCTATTCTTTCGGTTTCGCCCTATTACAACAAACCTACGCAAGAAGGGATATATCAGCATTTTTCGGCCATTGCAAATGCGGCTCCTCTGCCAGTGATTTTATATAATGTTCCGGGCAGAACGGCTTCAAATATGCTCCCGGAAACGGTGATAAGATTGGCAAACGATTTCGAAAAAATTGTTGCAATAAAAGAAGCTGCGGGCGATATAGTTCAGGCAATGAAATTAATTGCCGGTTGTCCTAAAGACTTCTTAGTAATTTCTGGTGACGATATGATTACGCTCCCGATGATTCTTGCCGGCGGCGCTGGGGTTATTTCGGTAATTGGAGAGGGTTTTCCGGAACAATTTTCAAAAATGGTACAACTTGGTTTGCAGAAAAAGGTGGATGAGGCTTATGAAATTCACTATAAAATTGCCCCTGCAATAGATTATATATTCGCCGAAGGAAATCCTGCCGGAATCAAGGCGGTTTTTAAAAAGTTAGATATTTGTGGAGATACAGTTCGGCTTCCATTGGTAGGTGTTAGCGATGGTTTGCGATCTAAAATAGACGCTTTTGTTGAAAAGTTTTAA
- a CDS encoding DUF6913 domain-containing protein: MLRKVKQNSLKKHIEKNLSKRDFSKRNEPLKSLGFVVDEAFYNDFEKLYEFGTSLGLQPKDVKIFSFVETRKKLPSLRQNQITNKEFTWRGEIKSKNAQEFLEVPLDVLIGFYPGKHEYLSAMVVQSKAKFTIGFKGADERLYDLLLAVAPDNLDDFKSEVIKYLKIFKKI, from the coding sequence ATGTTACGAAAAGTAAAGCAGAATTCATTAAAAAAACATATCGAAAAAAACCTCTCTAAACGAGATTTTTCGAAGCGTAACGAACCTTTAAAAAGTTTGGGATTTGTAGTAGACGAAGCTTTTTATAATGATTTTGAAAAATTGTACGAGTTTGGAACATCGTTAGGCTTGCAACCTAAAGACGTGAAAATTTTCAGTTTTGTTGAAACTCGCAAAAAATTACCTTCGCTACGGCAAAATCAAATTACAAACAAGGAATTTACTTGGCGCGGCGAAATAAAAAGCAAAAACGCGCAAGAATTTTTAGAAGTGCCATTAGATGTTTTAATAGGTTTTTATCCCGGAAAACACGAGTATTTAAGTGCAATGGTAGTGCAGAGTAAGGCAAAATTCACCATTGGATTTAAAGGTGCGGACGAGCGGCTTTACGACTTGCTATTAGCGGTGGCTCCCGATAATTTAGACGATTTTAAAAGTGAAGTAATTAAATATTTGAAAATCTTTAAAAAGATTTAA
- the ligA gene encoding NAD-dependent DNA ligase LigA → MNIEQQITTLRNQLREHNYNYYVLDNPTISNFEFDQKLKQLQDLEKAHPEFYDANSPTLRVGGAVTKNFETVPHTYRMYSLDNSYSKEDLEDWEKRIEKTVDGRVEFTCELKYDGASISLTYENGKLLKAVTRGDGFQGDDVTANVKTIRSIPLQLKGDYPPLFDIRGEIVLPFEGFAKMNAERVALGEEPYRNPRNTASGSLKLQDSAEVAKRPLDCLLYSITGERLSIKTQFESLEKARQWGFKVPEAAKLAKNLDEVLDFVNYWDIHRHQLPYETDGVVVKVNNLQQQEELGYTAKSPRWAMAYKFKAERVSTVLNQITYQIGRTGAITPVANLEPVELAGTIVKRASLHNADQIEKLDIREGDTVFVEKGGEIIPKIIGVDFTQRDPNTNPTNYINQCPECSTPLVRNEGEAQHYCPNAAGCPPQIIGRIQHFISRKAMDIEGLGGETVALLVNNGLINNYADLYLLKAEQIIPLERMAQKSAENIVTGIEASKHIPFERVLFGLGIRYVGETVAKKLAKHYKTIDALRNASEEELTTIDEIGERIAQSVVSFFASEENIAIIERLKSYGVQLEISAEKLANQTEVLKGSTFVVSGVFTKVSRNELKKLIEDNGGKVSSSISSKTNYVVAGDNMGPSKKTKAESLDISIISEDEFLQMIAN, encoded by the coding sequence ATGAACATCGAACAGCAAATAACCACGCTTCGCAACCAACTTCGCGAACATAATTATAATTATTACGTTTTAGATAATCCCACCATTTCGAACTTCGAATTTGATCAAAAACTAAAACAACTTCAAGATTTAGAAAAGGCGCATCCCGAATTTTATGATGCCAATTCGCCAACACTTCGGGTTGGGGGAGCGGTAACAAAAAACTTTGAAACTGTGCCCCACACCTACAGAATGTATTCTTTAGATAATTCGTATTCAAAAGAAGATTTGGAAGACTGGGAAAAACGCATTGAAAAAACTGTTGATGGCAGGGTAGAATTTACCTGCGAACTAAAGTACGATGGGGCTTCCATTAGTTTAACATACGAAAACGGAAAATTGTTAAAAGCCGTTACGCGCGGCGATGGTTTTCAGGGCGATGATGTTACTGCAAACGTAAAAACCATACGCTCCATACCGCTACAGTTAAAGGGCGATTACCCACCATTGTTTGATATTCGCGGCGAAATTGTGTTGCCCTTTGAAGGGTTTGCAAAAATGAATGCTGAAAGAGTAGCATTAGGCGAAGAACCCTACCGAAACCCGCGAAATACGGCCTCGGGCAGTTTAAAATTGCAGGATAGCGCCGAAGTTGCAAAACGCCCATTAGATTGTCTTTTATATAGTATTACGGGCGAAAGGCTCTCAATTAAAACACAATTTGAAAGTTTGGAAAAAGCACGCCAATGGGGCTTTAAAGTCCCCGAAGCTGCCAAGCTGGCCAAAAACTTGGATGAGGTATTGGATTTTGTAAATTATTGGGATATTCACCGTCACCAATTGCCGTACGAGACTGATGGGGTAGTGGTAAAAGTAAACAATCTGCAACAGCAGGAAGAGCTTGGGTACACTGCCAAATCTCCAAGATGGGCTATGGCGTACAAATTTAAGGCCGAACGGGTTTCAACCGTATTAAACCAAATTACCTATCAGATTGGCCGGACGGGTGCAATAACGCCCGTTGCAAATTTGGAACCTGTGGAATTGGCAGGAACAATTGTAAAACGCGCGTCGCTTCACAACGCAGATCAAATTGAAAAGCTCGATATTCGTGAAGGCGACACGGTTTTTGTTGAAAAAGGCGGCGAGATTATTCCAAAGATAATCGGGGTAGATTTTACTCAGCGCGACCCAAATACAAATCCTACAAATTATATAAACCAATGTCCCGAGTGCAGCACGCCTTTGGTTCGCAATGAAGGTGAAGCCCAGCATTATTGCCCAAATGCAGCTGGTTGTCCGCCGCAGATTATTGGGCGAATTCAACATTTTATTTCGCGGAAGGCGATGGATATTGAAGGTTTGGGTGGCGAAACTGTGGCGCTTTTAGTGAATAACGGTCTAATTAATAACTATGCAGATCTGTATCTTTTAAAAGCCGAACAGATAATTCCACTGGAACGAATGGCGCAAAAAAGTGCCGAAAATATTGTGACGGGAATTGAAGCTTCGAAACACATTCCTTTTGAACGAGTTCTTTTCGGACTGGGAATTCGTTACGTGGGCGAAACCGTAGCCAAAAAACTGGCAAAGCACTACAAAACCATTGACGCCTTAAGAAATGCTTCCGAAGAAGAACTTACCACCATTGATGAAATTGGGGAACGCATAGCTCAAAGTGTAGTTTCATTTTTTGCTTCTGAAGAAAATATCGCTATCATTGAAAGACTGAAAAGTTACGGGGTGCAGCTGGAAATTTCAGCAGAAAAATTGGCTAATCAAACCGAAGTATTAAAAGGAAGCACCTTTGTAGTTTCTGGAGTTTTTACAAAAGTTTCACGCAACGAATTAAAAAAATTGATTGAGGACAACGGCGGAAAGGTATCCAGTTCCATTTCGTCTAAAACTAATTATGTTGTGGCGGGCGATAATATGGGGCCGAGTAAAAAAACAAAAGCTGAGAGTTTGGATATTTCAATAATATCTGAAGATGAATTTTTACAAATGATTGCAAATTAA